GTCTACATGTATCTGCATGCTGTTACCAGTTTTCCTGAATAGTGACTATTCCTCCTCCAATTGTTTTATTTGAACACTTCATATAGAACTATTCAGCCATTTATTAGAAAAAAGCACCAATTTGATAGAATTAACCCTTATTCTGTGTCACAGGattatgttttttcttcctaTCTTTCATTGCGACCCTTGATATTTACCTAGTTACCCCTTAGCGGGGCCCCGACCCCCGAGTTAGGAACCCTTGATTTAAATCAGGTACCatgctaaaatgtcaaatattctttggttccagcttctcaaatctatgtttttttctgcttctctatTTTACCAATGGTATTTTGTAAATTGTGCTCTGGGAAATTGCAATGGACATTTCTCacatttgtctgacattttgcaGACTAATCAGTTAATCAAAAAACATAATTGACTGAGGAATCAACAATGGTAATAATCATTAGCTTTGTATGTATTCAGGACAGGGACTTTCTCATGACGTTCAACACATCCCTTCATCGTTCGTGGTGGATGGAGCATGGTCCTGGTTGCCTGGTAACGCCAGTGATAGACTCTCGCATGGCCCCTGACGACCACCATGTCATCACTGTCTCCGGGTGTCTCCTTGACTACCAGTACATAGAGGTGTTGAGTTCGGCCATTCAGATCCTCCTGGCTGTATGTATCTAACACACAAATTATCATACACTGCGTTTCTTTTACGTTCATAAACCCTCAacaaaaatattataaacattGTTAAAAGCGTTTTGGTTTGCTGACCCTCAGCATTGTACAACTGTCACCTAATTTCCGGCTATCTCTCCTTTAACAGCTCTTTGGCTTTGTATACGCCTGCTATGTGAGCAAAGTCTTCCAGGATGACGAGGACAGCTGTGAGTTCTTTTGTCTTCTCCTAAAAGCTTGTTGATCTTCTTCCAGCGCCTTGCTCAGCTGATCAGGTTTACTTGTCATACTGTCGAGAGTGCTTTTGTGTTAGTGATCCATAGCGTTGGATGCAAGTACggttttagctcattgttttctTCTGCCTGAGTCATGCTGTGCAATATCATCGCAGAGGATTCCCTCTGGGGGATCTGAGCGCTCTATCTGTGGGTAGTATTAGAGATGTCTGCAGGAAGAGTCCCACTGTCAACAGTGTCCGTCTGTCTCCTGGCTGGTGCTTGTCTGTGGGATTGGGTGTGCCATCTGTGTGTCTAAATGTCCTCCTCTTGTGGCTCTCGTGAGTGTTTCACTCTCACTCAACAGGGGACATTAAGTCCTGTACTTAAAATATGACATCATAAGCTTAATCTCCTGTAAAAGGAAGTTTTATGGTGTGTATATGATGTCTCAACAGCACGCTATGTCATAATTATATGTATGTTATAACAAAGTGGTGTTGATTTTATATGCCGACCGACACTGGATTTTTGAGGCTGATGCcgatattattataatatattggAAAGTTGGAAAAAATCCAGTAAATATGTATTAACTTTCTCCacaacataaaaatacattttggacaAGCACCCCTTGAATTTGTTGCTATAATTATTTGAGACCAATAGATGTACTAAgtgggattaataaaaaaaaaaattaactttttggcGGGCAAACTATGGACCATAAAACTGTCTTATGAATGAACTCAAACATATCTTTCGCATTTCTGTTCTGCATTGtattggccaatatatatacacttgaTGCCAATACAGCTGCAATAAACTAATAACAACCAATATTTCAAAGAAATTATTGCAATACAACATCACAGgagtatttttattaaaaaatgtcagatCTTGCATTCGGGGAAAACAAATTCCTAACTTGTGGTCAATATCTCCACTGATGCAGAAAATCaggaactattttctttttcagctgCCGCAACAGGTTTGTTCCTCTGAATCGATTGAGAAAGACTAGAACAATGTATCAGTGACATAGAAGCAGTGAGAGGGATGATGATGTATCAGTGCATCTGCAGATTCGGATGTCACAATGGGTTTACAGTGGTATAAAGGTATACTGAGAACATTATGATACCTGAATAGAGTTTCATGTCAAAACAGAATCTGATCTTGAAATTCAATGcatggtcaaaaaaatacagatttaaGGGAAAGTGGAATGATGTCATCCCTTCTCTTTTATCTCTACTTTTGAAGTTGATTTCATCGGTGGCTTTGACTCATATGGCTACCAGCCTCCTCAGAAGTCCTCACATCTGCAACTGCAGCCTCTTTACACGTGAGTGGAAATTTTAACATTCAGAATTTTTGCTCTACTTTGTTCTCcttgtttttgattgttttgttgaACTTTTGTCCTTTAAGGGGTACTCCACTACTCTTGCACTTCTTAAAAGGTTGGGGCACTAACAGATAAAAGTAAATGTAGGCCAAAACATTTGGACTTTTAGTGCCTATTGTGGATCAGGCTTCAAATAAGTATACTttaatttcccacaatgcaactcagCGGCCTCTTTATTTAGTCTCCTAAATGCCCACTTCTTTAAAAAACCAACACTTATGTTTTTAATGCATGTGTCTTGTTAAAAACCCTCAAGCCCTAGCCGAAATAATCCTAATTGACATTAATTCCTTTTTCAAAGATCGGAAAGCTCCCTACAGAGCCACAGAAGGcaaatttataatttttataatCAAAATCCAGGTGTAAAATCAGTTGAGGGCTCATTTCATGCAATAATATTAAAGTACAACATACTGTAACACTGATGTCTGACAGTGTGAATTCCCCTGATCTCATCCTCTTTGCTTCCCAGGGCTGGTTAACCGTTGGTAGCGCCCCCTTCAGGCCAAACCCTGACGGTGTCACTGTGGATGGAAAGCGGCGCTTGCCTCAATTACACCCACTCTGTGTCACAGTTTACCGGAGGAATGGACTTACCCCACCCAGAGGGAGagacgtgtgtgcatgtgtgcttgaGAAATACAATCCTGAATAGAATGTACAGAGCTCAGGGAAGAACCAGCATGCCAGGTGGTGTGATGAGAAGAAGGAGGGGACAGGGAGGAGAGATACAGAGAACAAGAGCTGGGGACAACTCTGTCAAATCACAGAAGACACACTTCACTAAACTGCCAGCTCTCAacactcctgtgtgtgtgtgtttatgtgtgtgtgtgtgtgtgtacttttttttaaagaatgttttgggcatttttggcctttatttttgacaggacagatgaagaaatgaaaggggagggagggggaatgacatgcagtgaAGGCAAAACTCCACAGGACTAGCTGGTGCTTTGTGGTTACACCATGAACTCTACCACTCGGTGTCCCTGtgaattattctttttttgggtgcttgtgtgtgtgtgtgtgtgtgtNNNNNNNNNNNNNNNNNNNNNNgagtacattaaaaaaaagaggcacGGCTTGTACCTGTTGTCATTTTAGAATGTGGTTAATGTTGAACTAGAGCAGTCTTACGATTCCCATAACGATTCCCAAAGCCATCTTCCCTTCCTCCTATGCCATTAAAACCACCGTTGACATTCAAGCTTTAAACATTACCGACCCAACTTGCTGAGGTAGTAAAGCAGAGCTGGTGGAGCAGAAAGGATAAACTGCTTAAAGGATCAGAATGGCaatattttatacattatattatttaacAAAACCAACAAGTTTTCATCCGTCTCTCAAAACACCTTGCGTCTCTCTGGCCATTAGTTCCTGGAGGtgtaaattgtttaaaaaagagtCATGGAAATatactttcattttaaaataagtaaaagttttggacaacaatggattTCACAGGGGAATGAGATACAGTATATCAGGCTTTGGCTACACAGACAATAATTGTTAGTAGAATCAATTTCTTGTTGGTGTTTGTCTTTTCAtgtgatttgttgacaataaaaaaaatttggaaTATCATCCTGACAAAAACTTTAAAGTTCTGAGTTACCTCAAAAATCAAGTCAAATGTCCATTGTcacaatattttgttttctggAAAATGAATTCAACCCAACTGTAAATGTTACGCTGTTGAATAGGGATGCAGATGGATTTGGAATCAGGCATTAGTGTCTATGGGGGAGGGCGCGGGGTACTGTGCATGTAAATAACCAGCGAATGATTGTTGGTTCCATCTAGAAAAGCGGGTTGCATTAGGGGGTGGATAGGGCTTGGGGAAGATGGGTACACATCAAAGTTTTTCTTCATACCTGTTTTATCTTGCTCTCTCTTTTGGGATATCTTCATGCTGCTCTCTTCTGACCCATCTGCAGCTAATTCTCTCCATCATCTTTCTCAATAACTACATTCACGTCTGCAGCTCATTCGCTGATTTCCACCGGAGCATGGTGATATAGGAGACCTAAGAGAACCGTACTGTCACAATGTAAATGGAGTCATGGAGAGGGAAGAGGGGAAATAGGTACGAGGTGAAGACCTTATTGGGTGTAAGGACAagtttgaaaataataaaaaatactctTTCTACATTAAATATGACTTCCATTGTCATTTGCAGACACATTTGTTTCACTGAGTGTGGCTAAAGGTTCAATAAAAGGAGTGATTTCATTCCTAATATTGATTACATTATATTAATATGTGGATTATTGGGCACAGAACTACATTTTTGCCATAATAGTATGGtagataatacaaaaaaatgcactCTGGTGATCTGATATTGTACAATGAGGATTTGATTTGACAAAATAATGTAGCCTAATGCATTTTTTTAGAGAGACAGCCCaacattacaaaataacacTGATATTCATAAAGGAACCTTTTTTATGCATGCAGTGCTAAATAGGGAATTTACTGAAACCCTTTTGATTTTTAATGGTAATAATCTGCAATGATGTGATTCATGTCAAAATAATTACATTGAAATGTCATCAACTATGACAAAAATAGCACTGCATTCATAAAATGACTCATTTTTTACTTattgtttaacattagaaaaagcAGTCATTATGTATTCATGTTATATGGTTATATGGTTGACTCAGTAATAATTACAGGTTCATTTGCAATAACTACTTTTGTGGCATCTTTTTCTGCcatcaaagaaaagaaatcactcTGAACATTAAAACTCAATACGGTACAGAAATACAGGAAAAGACACTTAAAAATGATGCTTGTGTAAGTGGGATGCAAGAGTTACAGAATACTAGTCTGTCTCACTTTTTATGATAGAAGTAGAAAATGTATAGGCTATGTGACTGTGACTTATAGGCATACACTTTAGGCTATTTAAAATGTCCATATGATTTCCATTGATTTTCTTACACAGGGCTGCCATAATCTAGTTGCATTACGTCACCCTCACACCGGTTTGAAACAGTGTTTACTCCAGTCTGCAGCCTCAGGGTCGCCACTGGCACCttaccaaaaaaaataacagggtatttactatttttgttatttgggCCACACGctccccttttcacaccatccACTTCCATTCCGGAGATGTAACGGAGCGCCCAGCAGCTGGAGCTGCACACTCGCTGTCCGTGTGGCGCAGCACGTTGCCATGGCTGCCAAGCAACCCGTTACCGTAGAGACCGGTGCTCATTGAGTACAATCAACCCCCAAGGAAATCACGTAATATCCCCGTATACTAGCCtacattttacagtgtttctACTGTATCACTGACGTCCAAtggtaaaatataaatacacgTTTTTATTGCAACTAAATATTGTAGCCTAGAGCCTGTAGTNNNNNNNNNNTAGAGTTTATTTTAGTGACTTCCTCCGTTCCTAAAAGGCTCCAAGCttgcaaatgtcttttttgGTAAAGGCTATTTTTTACAACATTGACACATACTGTgaattaactaaaaaaaaatgtataagtaCACCTCACAATACGAACAGGCTGTAAACACATAACAAAGGGACCGGTCCGGTATgaccctccctcccctcccggTTGGCGCAATGAACCGCACGCTCTCTCTCATCCTTTCCCGTCATGCAGCGCTCTTGCCTGCTACTCCGTTGACTCAAGCCGCCATGTTGTCGGAGTGAAAGCCTGGGGTGTCAGAGAGAAACTGGGGCCGAAATCCGCGTCCATCCACCCTCTCCGCCGGTGAGTATCACCTCTTCCCCAGTCGCTGTAGCAGGGGACATTGCTCATTCACGCATGGGTGCGGGTATTGTTGCTATGGTGGCTCTGAGAAGGGCTAAACAGGAGTGTTTCGTGTAGCAGAAGAGGCTCCCTCTTTTCTGCTGCCTGCCTCCTTCCTCCCGTTGTGTGGGTCTTCCGCTCCAGACAGCTCTCGGGCCTTTGTTAGCATCCGCGTCACGGGGATATGTGGGGCTGCAGACTCGGCTGACAGGTAGGAACCCCGGGTGTTTATTAATGACAATATGATTATGCTAAGGCGCCACTGCCTCTGTTAAAAGCGTTGTATGGAGCCCGTGTTTGCGCACCGGTTCGCCCGGGCTGAGTTTGTGTCGGGAGGCCGTGTTATTGTTGGTAGACATGGGCATTGAACCCTCCACAACCGATCTGGCGTGTGTGGACGCAGATGCATGAAAATGAAACACCCGGTAACCGCGACGACCCTTTCCATGGAGCTTCTACATATCCTCTTTCGTTTTGATGTGTCATGTCTGTTAAGAGGGACAGGTTTGATCTATGTCGAGACACCTAACGTTATCGCCTGCTAGCTGCATGTTCCCTGCTTGTTTTGTCACACCCCTGTCTGTGCCCGGTATGCGGTGGATTGATCCCCGGTGTTGAATAATGATTAACCTAGTTTGATCGTGGAACACAATGCATGTTTCAGTGTGCTGAGTTAAACTTATGCGTTTCACTTGTGGGGAATGGTCACAGGCAGTGTTGTGGATTTCCGGGTGTTTCTCTACCTGATCTTGAGCTGTAGCAGAGGAAGCTCTAACAGTTCCTTGTTGCTCAATGAAGAGTGGAGAAGGAAATTAAACCGAACGCATACCGTAGCTACATGATCGATCACTTGGCAAGctggtttgtttttatctttaagaACCATTCGGCCGGTCAGCTCCTGCTATTTTGTCTTTATGGAGGTGGTGTAGTACAGTGGTTTCAGCAGAGCTGAGAGTAGGCTGCATACATTTGTAGATTCACCATGTCAGACAGACTCTGGCAAACTGTATATGGCTCAGTGTAAAAAGAACTGCTTGTAATTTCCTAATGGCCTGTAGGGACAATAATGTGAAactggtcatttaaaaaaagattagagCTGGTTGGATCAGGAGAGGttgcaaaataaaaagtatatcCTTCTGTCTGATGACAACCGACTGAGGTTGTGTCGCCCAAAATTTGCCACGACCACCAAACAGCGTGGTCCATGAGCTTTGCATATTTCTTTAGTTTATCATTGCTCATATAATGAAAATCCACCCACCACCCTTTACCCGGGTTATATGACAGAGGGAGCCCTTCTGACATCTCTGTTTCTCTCAATTTCTTGGCAAATAAAGTCAGTAACCTTCCTTGTGCAAACATACTTATAGAATTAAATAGTTCCTATTTACACAATACATGTAAATGCAAGTTTAGGCGCACCTAGCTTAAAGTACAGTTAATAACTATATCATATTTTGGAGGATGAAGTTTGTGGTGGTGTTGAACTTTGTGTTGTCCCTCActggtatttttgtttttttataagaGACACCTTTTAGTAAAATGCAACACACTTTAACAGCAACATAAACTGCCGCCTCTACTTCTTATGAGGttataataattcattttatcTATATATCGCTTTTCAAAGTACTTAAAGACAAAGTActtaaagacactttacaataaaaccagtacatgcagtcattgtcgaagtgtacttgggcaagacactgaaccctgagttgcccccggtgctgcgcatcggagtgtgaatgtgtatgaatgtttatctgatgagcaggtggcaccttgtacggcagccccggccacagtgtatgaatgtgtgtgaatggtgaatgtatcctgtcgatgtaaaagcgctttaagcagttgttaagactggaaaagcgctatataaatacagcacatttacatttacatttacattcaaaacaagcAAGTTGAATGAAACCTCTAAAAAAGTTTCAATAAAACTGAATATTATAATCTTCATTAAAAGTATGGTTTATGGCAGGACTGATACTGCATTTATCTAAGCTGTGTGTCTTAACAAACTGGCAACTGAGTAtgaatgtgtattgtattaCGTGAATATGTACTCTTGCAGTTGAATGACATATCAGCTGTTAATAGTGTGTACTTTCACTATGAGCAGTTATCTGCAACCATGTCCCACCTAAAGCAATGCTTGCACAGGATTTCACAACAATCACATTGCTGTTGATAGAACACCTGAAACCAGAGAAGGGTAACACAATTGTGACAGAAATGCAGATCACTGGGTTAAGCAGATCACTTATCAGGGATAAGATGTCTAAATAGTATTTGGGGGTGCTTAACTTAGTAACTTTTATGAGATCCCTGTGTGGGTATCTTTAATCTCTATGTTCCTGAGTTAGACCAGGTGTGTTTTATTCCAACCACAAACAGCAATACAGTAAAGTTTACAGTATGCTATACTGACTGCAGGTATGCACGTTGACAGTTAAATCACCTGCCTCCTGGGCTGGCTTTGAAAGTGATTCTCTGGTTAGTATTTCAAGCTGTTGATCCCAGCTCGCTTGTTCTGATTATTGTCAAATAATTAACTTTAATTGTAGGTTTTCACTTTGCCTCAATTTTAGACCTACTGTATGATTGTTTTGGCTGTTCCTTATGATGTACTCTGGATTAAACTGATTAAACTATTTACATTAAATTTGATTATTTCATTAGTGCTAGGGTGCATAATGATATGCGGATATCAGTTATTTTTAACTAAGACCATTTTCAACAAATGAGGGGCTGTTATTATCGTGAGCTGCTGTAGGGTTTTGCTGGGCTAAAAATTTCTGTTCTTCTAATGCAGTTGTGGATACACTATATTGCACTATGGTGTATGTGATTCTTTAAGTACACATTCACTACCTAAAACTAATGCAATCTAAAACACCATTACTGCAAAAATTCTTCTACATTTATTAATGTTATAATCAATTTTtgagaggtgttgattcaaccttttccagttatttttgaAGTAGTAGCTTGTGGTGTTTTGATTATTTAGTCTACCCTTACAGATGAAATCCATTTTAATCTTCATTTAGGTAGTTTTTATTGCAGTGCTTTATTTTTAGCTAGGTGTACCAAATAAAATGACAGCTGAGTGTAGTTTGCCATGAAAACCAGTTCATCTTAAAATCTTTTTATATtagatatttttgttgtacgtttagttatttttttcaatcttcATTGAGATGACAGTGCTTACTTATTTCATTATATGGGAATGACGTCTCTAGGGATTTATAGAGCAGTAACACTAACTCAGAACTTAGACCACAAACCATTTTGGTTTTAGATGACCCATTTGTTTTACTACACATTTGTCTTCAACTACAGGTTTTTATGAAGAAGGGTTGTAGAGCATGGGTCATGGCTTATCTTTGTTAGTACAGTATGGCacaaggacagaaaaaaaatgttcttggtGGATGTGTTATTGCAGGATATAGTTACAAAAATTAGTCTGATCACTGACTGGATTAATGTTGTTAAAGCAGGTTTGGATGCTAGGAACTAGACTCTTGCCAGTTTATTAGTTACACCTAAACATGTGAAAAATACATGCAGTCAATTAGGAACAGGGCAACATATTATTATATCGTCATTGATACAGGAGACTAGATTGTCctaaattttggatattgtgagcgttgtcttttcctggttttaccgGCTGCATCAGGGTAAAGTGAGCCAAGTGAGCCAATCTTCTGtctaaacacttctcatatgtcttgggagtcaaactgtgaagaaataaacataacttctaaattttttcccaaaaagtccAGATGCTTTTGCCCCCATGACATTCATTTATGCCAGTAATCcaaataataatgtcatatttattgatattacacacaGCATTGCCACACAAGCATTTTGTTGTCTATAACAGAGATTTGAAGACTATATATTTGGAGTCATCCAGTGCttaaaaacataatgaacattataactcatataaaggacaaactatttacataaaaaaaagcctaaatGTATACCAAATCTCAAAACAATGATGCAATTTTGCAAAGCATCATGGGAGATATAAGCTGCTGCTAGCAACAAAGCTAGCgacagaaatgaaagaaaaattgATTGGATTCATTGCTCAACAACTCCAAAAAAAGGCACAAGCTCTAGGCTGGATAAATAATCTCCTGTAAAGGCTAGAAAGACACCCCTTGACTGCTAACTCGTTAGCTCTTAGCTTAACATATTTAATACTATATTGCACATCATCATTTTATTCTTAGCTGAAGAAATTGGTAAGTCACTGTCTCTTATGgctattaaatgattaaaatataaataaaagattaCGTTATTTATTTTGGACAATAGGATTGGTCTCCGAGGGTTAATAAACAACTGCGCACAGGGTCTCCACCCATCATTCTGTGTTAACTGGTCAGAACCTATCAAACATTTCGTTTGTTCAAATTATTTACCCAGCATGCCATTGTTAAAATGTGACCGATGTATTTCTTTCTGGACAGGCTGTGGTGGaatgagcagtgtgtgtgtgttgaagagGAAAGCAGTGCTCTGGCAGGATTCATTCAGCCCCCACCATAGAACTACATCTCCCAGCATGCCTGTGGTGCTGAGCAGCGGAGGACATGCCCCTCCAACTGGGCAGACCCCTCAGGCCACACCCCCCAGCCAGCAGGTAAAGCCCACCACCTCGACACCTTAAcagatttcaacatttttttaaatcatggaCAAACATCTATTAGGAACATCTCATTGCTAATATACAGTATGGCGGTccagttgttgctgctgttagTACTTTAACCATTTATGTGCCATTTTATAATGCAACCCATCGTGCAAACCCTACATTTATTAGTTTGCATGTATGGCTGGCTGCCTCTGGGCTCAGAGAGGAAGCAGAAATGCTCCAAAGTGCTGGCCGACAGACAGCTCTACGGCGGTAAGAAAGGAGCAGAGGAGCAGAATTGCTTGTTGTCTGGCGGAGAAATGTGCTTCCGATGTGAACAGTCAGGCTACCGCTCACCTGAGAATTGACTTGTAGCGGCACTTTACGGAATTTCAACCTCCGCCAGTACAGGGTACCTGCAGGGTCttaaaagtcttacattttatattctaATAATAAGACGTTTAATAGTCTCATATTTTGTTAACAAAGGTTGTACATTATTTCTTGTCCTTTCCTAGGATTGAATAAGTCCAGTAAggtcataaataaatgttttgttatgtGTTTGACTTTACAGTTTACTCTGTTTGGCACGACTTGGATGTTATACGACTTTACAGGGTCACAGGCGTCAgcgtttttctttatttaggcACCCATAGGGCCCTTTC
Above is a window of Etheostoma spectabile isolate EspeVRDwgs_2016 chromosome 14, UIUC_Espe_1.0, whole genome shotgun sequence DNA encoding:
- the nkain1 gene encoding LOW QUALITY PROTEIN: sodium/potassium-transporting ATPase subunit beta-1-interacting protein 1 (The sequence of the model RefSeq protein was modified relative to this genomic sequence to represent the inferred CDS: inserted 1 base in 1 codon) encodes the protein MGKCDGRCTLLXICSLQLVAALQRQVFDFLGYQWAPILANFLHIMAVILGMFGTVQFRFRYLIFYAVWLVLWVGWNSFIICFYLEVGTLSQDRDFLMTFNTSLHRSWWMEHGPGCLVTPVIDSRMAPDDHHVITVSGCLLDYQYIEVLSSAIQILLALFGFVYACYVSKVFQDDEDSFDFIGGFDSYGYQPPQKSSHLQLQPLYTAG